Proteins encoded by one window of Antechinus flavipes isolate AdamAnt ecotype Samford, QLD, Australia chromosome 4, AdamAnt_v2, whole genome shotgun sequence:
- the IYD gene encoding iodotyrosine deiodinase 1: protein MSFLLTPVLIAIIVILIGRIFKSEGPSKKTEDESKTKPEHQPWVDEDLKDNTELHQIEDEDELHESEENLEHVPFSSPRFPESEMIKRSQEFYELLNQRRSVRFISDEPVPRQVIDNVIKSAGTAPSGAHTEPWSFVVVQDEEIKHKIRMIIEDEEEVNYKKRMGAKWVNDLKKLKTNWIKEYLDTAPYLILIFKKIYGITSSGKKKTHYYNEISVSIACGILLAALQNAGLVTVTTTPLNCGPRLRTLLDRPANEKLLMLLPVGYPRKDATVPDLKRKPLEEIMVVV, encoded by the exons ATGTCTTTCCTTTTGACTCCAGTCTTGATCGCAATTATCGTAATCTTGATTGGGAGGATCTTTAAAAGTGAAGGCCCCAGCAAGAAAACAGAAGATGAGTCTAAAACCAAGCCAGAGCACCAGCCATGGGTAGATGAAGACTTAAAAGACAATACAGAACTCCACCAAATAGAAG ATGAGGATGAGTTGCACGAATCAGAAGAAAACCTTGAACATGTCCCATTCTCCAGTCCACGTTTTCCGGAGTCTGAAATGATTAAGCGATCCCAGGAATTTTATGAGCTTCTCAATCAGAGGCGGTCTGTCAGGTTCATAAGTGATGAGCCTGTCCCAAGACAAGTTATTGACAATGTCATCAAATCAGCAG GAACAGCACCAAGTGGGGCACACACAGAGCCTTGGTCCTTTGTGGTTGtgcaagatgaagaaattaaacacaAGATTCGAATGATCATTGAGGatgaagaggaagtaaattacaAGAAAAGAATGGGAGCCAAATGGGTTAATGACCTAAAGAAACTAAA aaccaactggatcaaagagtacttGGACACAGCCCCTTATCTgattctcattttcaaaaaaatctatGGTATAACTTCGAGTGGCAAAAAAAAGACACATTACTATAATGAGATCAGTGTTTCCATTGCTTGTGGCATCCTTCTTGCTGCCTTGCAG AATGCTGGCCTTGTGACAGTCACAACTACCCCTCTCAATTGTGGACCTCGCCTGAGAACACTACTGGACCGGCCTGCCAATGAAAAGTTGCTGATGCTTCTCCCTGTTGGGTATCCCAGAAAAGATGCCACAGTTCCTGACTTAAAGCGAAAACCCCTGGAGGAGATTATGGTGGTTGTGTAG